From Acidipropionibacterium acidipropionici, one genomic window encodes:
- a CDS encoding ABC transporter substrate-binding protein, translating into MSVTRRGFISAVGGLSAAALLGACGSESGSGSAGSSSSASAGDFTEKGPITFAMGKDTTGKLQTLIDGWNKSHPNEKATLTELSESADDQRASMIRNFQVKSDAYTVVAVDPIWTAEFAAQQWILPLPSGTDTSMYLKSSVDSATYFKKLYGIPFVTNGQMLFYRKDILDAAGIAAPKTWEEMWAAWDKVKSTPAAKGMTAYAGQFAKYEGLTVNFAAAVASAGGTLFNEEGKPTATSDGAKAGLQAMVDGFKKGYIAKQALTYKEEESRQAFQDGKLLFLTNWPYVYAKFSQTDGSSKVAGKFGVDPMPGIGSGTGKTVLGGYNMGISAFAKNKGTALAFAQYMATEKVQKDWAISGSRAPALASLYEDAELIKAMPYTPTLKATLDNGVTRPKAHNYGDVTLTIQNAVYPVLGGSGDVDSTLKALQTKLEALAK; encoded by the coding sequence ATGTCAGTCACGCGTCGTGGTTTCATCTCGGCGGTCGGCGGCCTGAGCGCCGCCGCACTGCTGGGCGCCTGTGGTTCTGAGTCCGGCTCCGGATCAGCCGGCTCGTCGTCGTCGGCATCGGCCGGCGATTTCACCGAGAAAGGGCCCATCACCTTCGCGATGGGCAAGGACACCACCGGAAAGCTCCAGACCCTCATCGACGGCTGGAACAAGTCCCATCCGAACGAGAAGGCGACGCTGACGGAACTCTCCGAGAGCGCCGACGACCAGAGGGCGTCGATGATCCGCAACTTCCAGGTGAAGTCGGATGCCTACACGGTCGTCGCCGTCGACCCGATCTGGACCGCCGAGTTCGCCGCCCAGCAGTGGATCCTTCCGCTGCCGAGCGGCACCGACACCTCGATGTACCTCAAGTCGAGTGTCGACTCCGCGACCTATTTCAAGAAGCTCTACGGCATCCCCTTCGTCACCAACGGGCAGATGCTCTTCTACCGCAAGGACATCCTTGACGCCGCCGGCATCGCCGCCCCGAAGACCTGGGAGGAGATGTGGGCCGCCTGGGACAAGGTGAAGAGCACCCCGGCGGCCAAGGGCATGACGGCCTACGCCGGCCAGTTCGCCAAATACGAGGGCCTCACGGTCAACTTCGCGGCGGCCGTCGCCTCGGCGGGAGGCACCCTCTTCAACGAGGAGGGCAAGCCGACCGCCACCAGCGACGGCGCGAAGGCCGGTCTGCAGGCCATGGTGGACGGCTTCAAGAAGGGCTACATCGCGAAGCAGGCGCTGACCTACAAGGAGGAGGAGTCCCGCCAGGCCTTCCAGGACGGCAAGTTGCTGTTCCTCACCAACTGGCCCTACGTCTACGCGAAGTTCTCGCAGACCGACGGCTCCTCGAAGGTGGCCGGCAAGTTCGGCGTCGACCCGATGCCCGGCATCGGGTCGGGCACCGGCAAGACGGTGCTCGGCGGCTACAACATGGGCATCTCGGCCTTCGCCAAGAACAAGGGGACCGCCCTGGCCTTCGCCCAGTACATGGCCACCGAGAAGGTGCAGAAGGACTGGGCGATCTCGGGCTCCCGCGCCCCCGCCCTGGCCTCCCTCTACGAGGACGCCGAGCTCATCAAGGCGATGCCCTACACGCCCACCCTCAAGGCGACCCTCGACAACGGCGTCACCCGTCCGAAGGCGCACAACTACGGTGATGTCACGCTGACCATCCAGAACGCCGTCTATCCGGTGCTGGGCGGCTCCGGCGACGTCGATTCGACCCTGAAGGCCCTGCAGACGAAGTTGGAGGCGCTGGCGAAATGA
- a CDS encoding carbohydrate ABC transporter permease, which yields MSRQKISTESRKEERFAYLLLLPTFIVLALVVGFPLVLSLWQSFFKTGSGINPETGLVEKGDKFVGLQNYSAVFSNPDASQQFWNAFGNTTLLTVVGVLVETVLGVIMALIMVRGMRGLGWVRAGILVPWAIPTIVSALMWKLIFNADGVFNRLIGHQVLWTTEGWQAKAAILIADIWKTAPYIGLLTLAGLQTIDTQVYEAAKVDGASPWKTFWRITLPLVRPVLVVAVLFRTLDAMRMFDLPYGLLGMLDSGKTLSMLSWYEAGQSRYGEAAAYSLYLFAYICLAVFVFVKVLGADIMGDQNPDKKKRKKLRGSGGAGAASSAGPAIVSATSTGSATGSTSGSTPSAGAPRHAGGAA from the coding sequence ATGAGTCGGCAGAAGATCTCGACCGAATCCCGCAAGGAGGAGCGCTTCGCCTATCTTCTGCTTCTGCCCACCTTCATCGTGCTGGCCCTGGTCGTGGGGTTCCCGCTGGTGCTGTCGCTGTGGCAGTCCTTCTTCAAGACCGGTTCGGGGATCAATCCGGAGACCGGGCTGGTGGAGAAGGGCGACAAATTCGTCGGCCTGCAGAACTACTCGGCGGTCTTCTCGAACCCGGACGCCTCCCAGCAGTTCTGGAACGCCTTCGGCAACACCACCCTGCTGACCGTGGTCGGCGTGCTCGTCGAGACCGTGCTGGGCGTCATCATGGCGCTCATCATGGTGCGCGGTATGCGCGGCCTGGGCTGGGTTCGTGCCGGCATTCTGGTGCCCTGGGCCATCCCGACGATCGTCTCGGCCCTGATGTGGAAGCTCATCTTCAACGCCGACGGCGTCTTCAACAGGCTCATCGGCCACCAGGTGCTGTGGACCACAGAGGGCTGGCAGGCCAAGGCGGCGATCCTCATCGCCGACATCTGGAAGACGGCGCCCTACATCGGGTTGCTGACCCTGGCGGGTCTGCAGACCATCGACACGCAGGTCTACGAGGCCGCGAAGGTGGATGGCGCCAGCCCGTGGAAGACCTTCTGGCGGATCACTCTGCCGCTGGTGAGGCCGGTGCTCGTGGTGGCGGTGCTGTTCCGCACCCTGGACGCCATGAGGATGTTCGACCTTCCCTACGGCCTGCTGGGCATGCTCGACTCCGGCAAGACGCTGTCGATGCTGTCCTGGTACGAGGCCGGCCAGTCCAGATACGGCGAGGCGGCGGCCTATTCGCTCTACCTGTTCGCCTATATCTGCCTGGCGGTGTTCGTCTTCGTGAAGGTGCTGGGCGCCGACATCATGGGCGATCAGAACCCGGACAAGAAGAAGCGCAAGAAGTTGCGCGGGTCGGGCGGGGCCGGCGCGGCGTCGTCGGCCGGACCGGCGATCGTCAGCGCGACGTCCACAGGATCAGCTACCGGGTCGACGTCGGGTTCGACGCCGTCAGCCGGAGCCCCGAGGCATGCAGGAGGTGCGGCATGA
- a CDS encoding carbohydrate ABC transporter permease, with translation MSAIESTVTAEEIEKLRHRHLKTSEKVGRAATIIGILLIIVYCLAPFYWMIVSALRLPSMGLSTSFIPDPVSFDNFKAVFSGQNHFGRSLVNSLIVAGITTALVLLIGTVAAYAMARLTFRGKPFVLFLIISTSMFPVVTLIVPLLRLFTGGYSFFPVNWINSYQAMILPSISFALPLAVWTLNAYFRQLPHELEESAMVDGATRGQAFRKVIMPLAAPGVFTTAIITFIAAWNEFLIALTMVNDDTHMTANVAISKFTGVSGYDTPYGTIMAAGVIVTVPLLIVVLIFQRRIVGGLAAGSLK, from the coding sequence ATGAGTGCCATCGAGTCCACAGTCACCGCGGAGGAGATCGAGAAGCTCCGCCACCGCCACCTCAAGACCTCGGAGAAGGTGGGCCGGGCGGCCACGATCATCGGCATCCTGCTCATCATCGTCTACTGCCTGGCGCCCTTCTACTGGATGATCGTCTCGGCGCTGAGGCTGCCGTCGATGGGGCTGAGCACCAGCTTCATCCCCGACCCGGTGAGCTTCGACAACTTCAAGGCGGTCTTCTCGGGGCAGAACCACTTCGGCCGGTCGCTGGTCAACTCGCTCATCGTCGCCGGGATCACCACGGCCCTGGTGCTGCTCATCGGCACTGTGGCGGCCTATGCGATGGCGAGGCTGACATTCCGCGGCAAGCCCTTCGTGCTCTTCCTCATCATCTCCACCTCGATGTTCCCGGTGGTGACGCTCATCGTGCCGCTGCTGAGGCTGTTCACCGGCGGGTACTCGTTCTTCCCGGTGAACTGGATCAACTCCTACCAGGCGATGATCCTGCCGTCGATCAGCTTCGCCCTGCCGTTGGCGGTGTGGACGCTGAACGCCTACTTCCGTCAGCTGCCCCATGAGCTGGAGGAGTCGGCGATGGTGGACGGCGCCACCCGCGGCCAGGCCTTCCGGAAGGTCATCATGCCGCTGGCCGCCCCGGGTGTCTTCACCACCGCGATCATCACCTTCATCGCGGCGTGGAACGAGTTCCTCATCGCCCTGACGATGGTGAACGACGACACCCACATGACCGCGAATGTGGCGATCTCGAAGTTCACCGGCGTCTCCGGATATGACACCCCCTACGGGACGATCATGGCCGCCGGCGTCATCGTCACCGTCCCGCTGCTGATCGTGGTGCTGATCTTCCAGCGCCGCATCGTCGGCGGCCTGGCCGCAGGATCGCTCAAGTAG
- a CDS encoding PAS domain-containing protein, translating to MTESAVLDKDLITFPTGSTTPQRLDLLLRRLPVELDLIDRQGRLAWFNRGFNNGSGNGLDSGISADQSVRSGRRILSRTADQLGLPATDLFPHLDQSSLRETLADLRAGGTDTHRVQQSEDGRVICTELHALRDAEGRYLGASVCTQDVTDLRSLRGSRIPEQDEILRSGPSGLGSPDPAGAGTARTGSSTETAGAAGTRRDGEPRIEDGALISPTGRIGIQTLYALLNALPYEIGYCDETDIFRWYTEDGHRIFLRHQSSIGQYVVDLHPPRIRGAVEALLEAFRRGIRDHFEFWIELRGRMVAITFLALQDADGQYLGCFDLTGDVTQLRSEGSET from the coding sequence ATGACCGAATCAGCGGTCCTCGACAAGGACCTCATCACCTTCCCCACCGGATCCACCACGCCCCAGCGCCTCGACCTGCTGCTGCGGCGCCTGCCCGTGGAGCTCGATCTCATCGACCGGCAGGGCCGACTGGCATGGTTCAACAGAGGGTTCAACAACGGGTCCGGCAATGGGCTCGACAGCGGGATCAGCGCCGACCAGTCCGTCAGAAGCGGTCGCCGGATCCTGTCCAGGACCGCCGACCAGCTCGGGCTGCCGGCCACCGACCTGTTCCCCCACCTCGACCAGAGCTCGCTGAGGGAGACCCTGGCGGATCTGCGCGCCGGGGGCACCGACACCCACCGGGTGCAGCAGAGCGAGGACGGCCGCGTCATCTGCACCGAGCTGCACGCCCTGCGCGACGCCGAGGGCCGTTATCTCGGCGCCTCGGTGTGCACCCAGGACGTCACCGATCTTCGCTCCCTGCGCGGCTCCAGGATCCCCGAGCAGGACGAGATCCTGCGGTCCGGCCCCTCCGGGCTGGGGTCACCGGACCCGGCGGGAGCTGGGACGGCCAGGACCGGGAGCAGTACGGAGACGGCCGGGGCGGCGGGAACGCGCCGGGACGGGGAGCCGCGGATTGAGGACGGCGCCCTCATCTCCCCCACCGGCAGGATCGGGATCCAGACGCTGTACGCCCTGCTCAACGCGCTGCCCTACGAGATCGGCTACTGCGACGAGACCGACATCTTCAGGTGGTACACCGAGGACGGTCACCGCATCTTCCTGCGCCATCAGTCGTCGATCGGACAGTACGTCGTCGACCTCCATCCGCCGCGCATCCGGGGCGCCGTCGAGGCCCTGCTGGAGGCATTCCGCCGGGGGATCCGCGACCACTTCGAGTTCTGGATCGAGCTCAGGGGCCGCATGGTCGCCATCACCTTCCTGGCCCTTCAGGACGCCGACGGCCAGTATCTCGGCTGCTTCGACCTCACCGGCGACGTCACGCAGCTGCGGTCCGAGGGGTCCGAGACGTGA
- a CDS encoding nitric-oxide reductase large subunit, producing the protein MATDLHPPREVTLDPPDSPPHRPYRRLATTLLITLVAAFSVLIAGGLAIFHNEAPRPQQVVDSSGVTMFTKSQLISGQAVYERSGLADYGTFLGNGSYLGPDYTAEALHVALGGMHRYYAQHLYGHSWDSLSKEQQGGIEGRVKQEVRVNRYNSGTDTLTLTPAQVAGLDAVRSYYHDQFVSGKAPQGLKNAPISQKTSDYLVDGDKVNQLAEYFFWGAWISTTNRPHSDTTYTNNWPYEPASGNTMPASAMTWTAISVALLVLGLGAVIWFQRRYDLDTKLSFDLEHPQLPDPDKPITTSQRKTGKYFLLIMLLFGAQILCGELLAHYYIEDGFLGLPIQNLLPFNVAKSWHLQLAIFWIATAWLGAAAYMVPRLLGREPRRQGRLIDVLFYSLIFVVVGSLIGEWLSMMGKGNKGWWLWGATGWEYLELGKVWQFLFIAAMGLWVFILLRGFLPAMRRAGTPGINTDRTRLTTMLLISAVAIPGFYLASLFILPNSHVTYADYWRWWIVHLWVEGIFECFAVILIGWLMVDLKLATSRSTIRALYFQLILLMGTGVVGIGHHYFWIGDNSIWIPLGACFSALEVVPLCLLVWEAWTHYRAYRENGAQFPYKGTFMFLASMGVWNAVGAGATGFLINAPAINYFEHGTQWTPAHAHAAMAGVYAFFSIAIMLYALRNISRRQAWSEKTEAWIRRSCWALNIGLAGMVFVSLMPLGFIQLADAVANGYWHARMTSFYDSTLAKVLLWGRMPWDLIFTAGVVMLLGVVIHVVRNLKPAQDHEMAESHQQWDKVE; encoded by the coding sequence ATGGCCACGGATCTGCATCCTCCCCGGGAGGTCACCCTCGACCCGCCCGACTCCCCGCCGCACCGGCCCTACCGGAGACTGGCGACCACCCTCCTCATCACCCTCGTCGCGGCCTTCTCGGTGCTGATCGCCGGCGGGCTGGCGATCTTCCACAACGAGGCCCCGCGGCCTCAGCAGGTCGTCGACTCCAGCGGCGTCACCATGTTCACGAAATCGCAGCTGATCAGCGGCCAGGCCGTCTACGAGAGGTCGGGCCTCGCCGACTACGGCACATTCCTCGGCAACGGCTCCTACCTCGGCCCCGACTACACCGCCGAGGCGCTCCACGTGGCGCTGGGCGGGATGCACCGCTACTACGCCCAGCATCTCTACGGGCACAGCTGGGACAGCCTCTCGAAGGAGCAGCAGGGCGGCATCGAGGGCCGGGTGAAGCAGGAGGTGCGCGTTAACCGGTACAACTCCGGCACCGACACCCTCACCCTGACGCCGGCCCAGGTGGCCGGCCTCGACGCCGTCCGCAGCTACTACCACGACCAGTTCGTCAGTGGGAAGGCCCCTCAGGGCCTCAAGAACGCCCCGATCTCCCAGAAGACCTCCGATTATCTGGTGGACGGCGACAAGGTGAACCAGCTCGCCGAGTACTTCTTCTGGGGAGCCTGGATCAGCACCACGAACCGGCCCCACTCCGACACCACCTACACCAACAACTGGCCCTACGAGCCGGCCTCGGGCAACACCATGCCCGCATCGGCCATGACCTGGACGGCGATCTCGGTGGCCCTGCTGGTGCTGGGGCTCGGGGCCGTCATCTGGTTCCAGCGCCGCTACGACCTGGACACCAAGCTCTCCTTCGACCTCGAGCACCCGCAGCTGCCGGATCCCGACAAGCCCATCACCACCAGCCAGCGCAAGACGGGCAAGTACTTCCTGCTGATCATGCTGCTCTTCGGAGCCCAGATCCTGTGCGGCGAGCTGCTGGCGCACTACTACATCGAGGACGGCTTCCTCGGCCTTCCCATCCAGAACCTGCTGCCCTTCAACGTCGCCAAGTCCTGGCACCTGCAGCTGGCGATCTTCTGGATCGCGACCGCCTGGCTGGGAGCGGCCGCCTACATGGTGCCCAGACTGCTGGGCCGGGAGCCCAGACGCCAGGGCCGCCTCATCGACGTCCTCTTCTACTCCCTCATCTTCGTGGTCGTCGGCAGCCTGATCGGCGAGTGGCTCTCCATGATGGGCAAGGGGAACAAGGGCTGGTGGCTGTGGGGCGCCACCGGCTGGGAGTACCTGGAACTCGGCAAGGTCTGGCAGTTCCTCTTCATCGCGGCGATGGGCCTGTGGGTCTTCATCCTGCTGCGCGGATTCCTGCCCGCCATGAGGCGTGCCGGCACCCCCGGCATCAACACCGACCGCACCCGGTTGACGACCATGCTGCTCATCAGCGCCGTCGCCATCCCCGGGTTCTACCTGGCCTCCCTGTTCATCCTGCCGAACTCGCACGTGACCTACGCCGACTACTGGCGCTGGTGGATCGTCCACCTGTGGGTGGAGGGGATCTTCGAGTGCTTCGCCGTCATCCTCATCGGCTGGCTCATGGTCGATCTCAAGCTGGCCACCAGCCGGTCCACCATCCGGGCGCTCTACTTCCAGCTCATCCTGCTGATGGGCACCGGCGTCGTCGGGATCGGTCATCACTACTTCTGGATCGGCGACAACTCCATCTGGATCCCGCTGGGGGCCTGCTTCTCGGCCCTCGAGGTGGTCCCCCTGTGCCTGCTGGTGTGGGAGGCCTGGACCCACTACCGGGCCTACCGCGAGAACGGGGCGCAGTTCCCCTACAAGGGCACCTTCATGTTCCTGGCGTCGATGGGCGTGTGGAACGCGGTGGGGGCCGGGGCCACCGGCTTCCTCATCAACGCCCCGGCGATCAACTACTTCGAGCACGGCACCCAGTGGACCCCCGCCCACGCCCATGCCGCGATGGCCGGCGTCTACGCCTTCTTCTCGATCGCCATCATGCTCTACGCGCTGCGCAACATCAGCCGCAGGCAGGCCTGGAGCGAGAAGACCGAGGCGTGGATCCGGAGGTCCTGCTGGGCGCTCAACATCGGGTTGGCCGGCATGGTCTTCGTCAGTCTGATGCCGCTCGGATTCATCCAGCTGGCCGACGCCGTCGCCAACGGCTACTGGCACGCCCGGATGACCAGTTTCTACGACTCGACGCTCGCCAAGGTGCTGCTGTGGGGGCGCATGCCGTGGGATCTCATCTTCACCGCCGGGGTGGTGATGCTGCTCGGGGTCGTCATCCACGTGGTGCGCAACCTCAAGCCCGCCCAGGACCACGAGATGGCCGAGTCCCACCAGCAGTGGGACAAGGTCGAGTGA
- a CDS encoding helix-turn-helix transcriptional regulator, with amino-acid sequence MEDRRSTHQGGPGSRRSLSRAELLETLRQEGASTVQALARRTGLHENTVRGHLERLVADGRVVCDQADPAGRGRPRKVYRPASPERLERDDGQPASPSAQAASTRDAVLRRLVAGYGRQVTSVHEAAVGDGEAIARSLPLPPVAGQDPRHRQLNILLARLEDSGFAPSPDAEGTTVDLWGCPVRDLAAGRTDVVCAMHLGIERELARRAGGPLEVAGLCPFVGPRQCRLHLKRTDAA; translated from the coding sequence ATGGAAGATCGCCGCAGCACGCATCAGGGCGGACCGGGATCACGACGCTCGCTCAGTCGGGCGGAGCTCCTGGAGACCCTGCGTCAGGAGGGCGCCTCCACGGTGCAGGCCCTGGCGAGACGAACGGGCCTGCACGAGAACACCGTCCGCGGCCATCTGGAGCGCCTCGTCGCAGACGGCAGAGTCGTCTGCGACCAGGCCGATCCGGCCGGCCGGGGCAGGCCCCGCAAGGTCTACCGTCCAGCCTCCCCCGAACGTCTCGAACGCGACGACGGGCAACCCGCATCGCCGTCCGCGCAGGCGGCCTCCACCCGCGACGCCGTCCTCCGACGTCTGGTCGCCGGCTACGGAAGACAGGTCACCAGCGTGCACGAGGCCGCCGTCGGGGACGGGGAGGCGATCGCCCGATCGCTGCCCCTCCCACCGGTCGCCGGCCAGGACCCGCGGCATCGCCAGCTCAACATTCTGCTGGCCCGTCTCGAGGACTCCGGATTCGCCCCGAGCCCCGACGCCGAGGGCACCACCGTCGATCTGTGGGGCTGCCCGGTACGCGATCTTGCCGCCGGCCGCACCGACGTCGTCTGCGCGATGCATCTGGGCATCGAGCGCGAGCTCGCCCGACGCGCCGGCGGCCCGCTGGAGGTCGCGGGGCTGTGCCCCTTCGTCGGCCCCCGTCAGTGTCGCCTCCATCTCAAACGCACTGACGCCGCCTAA
- a CDS encoding peptidoglycan recognition protein family protein, with translation MSGSPAPDGVPAPASTGRVSVHAGAGAQPGGTGVSRRRLLGAGTALGAGAVVAITGCGAPEAPLKRFGTDFTQAANYNQGRNYRHHGTIFNRGAEVKGIVIHWWGEPAGQTHQGIVDYLTSANSRSSSAHYVVSQSRVSQLVGLNDTAWHAGVYDVNAESIGIECRPEMDAATWRNVVSLVSKLHGAYGPLWLEPHKSFTDTTCPGVYSERIDDLKVIAAGSRTDIPQAPDYR, from the coding sequence ATGAGCGGATCCCCTGCACCCGACGGCGTCCCGGCCCCGGCCTCGACCGGCCGTGTGTCGGTGCATGCGGGTGCGGGGGCGCAGCCCGGTGGGACGGGGGTGAGCCGGCGTCGTCTGCTCGGGGCGGGGACGGCACTCGGGGCGGGGGCGGTGGTGGCGATCACCGGCTGCGGCGCTCCGGAGGCGCCCCTCAAGCGATTCGGCACCGACTTCACCCAGGCCGCCAACTACAACCAGGGCCGCAACTATCGCCACCACGGCACCATCTTCAATCGCGGCGCCGAGGTGAAGGGGATCGTCATCCACTGGTGGGGAGAGCCCGCCGGCCAGACCCACCAGGGCATCGTCGACTACCTCACCAGCGCGAACTCCCGATCATCATCGGCCCACTACGTGGTGAGCCAGAGCCGGGTCAGCCAGCTGGTCGGCCTCAACGACACCGCCTGGCATGCCGGCGTCTACGACGTCAATGCCGAGAGCATCGGGATCGAGTGCCGCCCCGAGATGGACGCGGCGACCTGGCGCAATGTCGTCTCCCTGGTCTCCAAGCTGCACGGGGCCTACGGGCCGCTGTGGCTGGAACCCCACAAGAGCTTCACCGACACCACCTGCCCCGGCGTCTACTCCGAGCGGATCGACGACCTCAAGGTGATCGCCGCCGGCTCGAGAACCGACATCCCGCAGGCCCCGGACTACCGGTGA
- a CDS encoding DUF1697 domain-containing protein — protein sequence MRYAALLRGVNVGGHGRLPMAELRTLLEGLGYRDVATYLQSGQAVLATEEPDEDAVAARIRDALTKHLGAEIDVMVRGHDYLRAVLDDCPFPAGQGPAKQFHVAYASAGLDPSRFEAIDPTAFEPERFALGDRHIYFWLPDGIGRSRLATKAVGRRILGQGRWVTVRNWNTAVKLADLTSER from the coding sequence ATGCGCTACGCCGCACTGCTGCGAGGGGTGAACGTCGGCGGCCACGGGCGTCTGCCGATGGCTGAGCTGCGCACACTTCTGGAGGGCCTCGGATACCGGGACGTCGCGACCTACCTGCAGAGCGGGCAGGCGGTGCTCGCCACCGAGGAGCCCGACGAGGACGCGGTCGCCGCGCGGATCCGCGACGCTCTGACGAAGCATCTGGGGGCCGAGATCGACGTCATGGTCCGCGGCCACGACTACCTGCGGGCCGTCCTCGACGACTGCCCCTTCCCCGCCGGTCAGGGGCCGGCCAAGCAGTTCCACGTCGCCTACGCGTCGGCCGGGCTGGATCCGTCCCGGTTCGAGGCGATCGACCCGACGGCCTTCGAGCCCGAGCGGTTCGCCCTGGGCGACCGCCACATCTACTTCTGGCTGCCCGACGGGATCGGGCGCTCGAGGCTCGCCACGAAGGCCGTCGGCCGACGGATCCTCGGCCAGGGCAGGTGGGTCACGGTGCGCAACTGGAACACCGCCGTCAAGCTCGCCGACCTCACCAGCGAGCGCTGA
- a CDS encoding MFS transporter — protein sequence MDHGVEQVDRKKMTKGGRRRLEVSDVTVVEPPVLKKTIAGTVVGNLMEWYDVGVYGYVAVIIGRMFLPDGSASAQNLFSLGVFAVTFIARPLGGIVLGQLGDRLGRQKILAFTLLMMASATFLIGILPDHSTIGVWAPILLIVLKLIQGFSTGGEYAGATTFISEYAPDRHRGFLASLLDLGSYMGFAVGAAFVSVLQMTLSAGFMDSWGWRIPFMAALPLGVIALYFRTRIEDTPAFQAAQETMAEEEADEPRGLSGFVGTLRAFHREIILAIAIVAAANTAGYALTSYMPTYLTTTLGYDEVHGNLLTLPVLVIMSLCIPLVGALSDRIGRKTVLTIASVMGIVLAIPAFLLMMHGAIWSTLAGLMTLAIPVAFYVSNIASALPALFPTSSRYGGMGIAYNIAVAVFAGTAPFIMEGLVTLTKQPLAPAFWVMLTSIAGFVAILFLKESARRPMPGTLPTVGSREEAHELVATQDTNPDLDVEEIFALAEMDSAASPASPTDRVVADQTEPVGSL from the coding sequence ATGGATCACGGCGTTGAGCAGGTTGATCGCAAGAAGATGACGAAGGGCGGCCGAAGGCGCCTGGAAGTCAGTGACGTGACGGTGGTGGAACCACCGGTACTCAAGAAGACCATCGCCGGCACCGTCGTCGGCAATCTGATGGAGTGGTACGACGTCGGGGTGTACGGCTACGTGGCCGTCATCATCGGACGGATGTTCCTGCCGGACGGGTCCGCCTCGGCCCAGAATCTGTTCTCACTCGGCGTCTTCGCCGTCACCTTCATCGCCCGCCCGCTGGGCGGCATCGTGCTCGGCCAGCTCGGCGACCGCCTTGGCAGACAGAAGATCCTGGCCTTCACGCTGCTCATGATGGCCTCGGCCACATTCCTCATCGGAATCCTGCCCGACCATTCAACGATCGGCGTCTGGGCGCCGATCCTGCTCATCGTCCTGAAACTCATCCAGGGCTTCTCGACCGGCGGCGAGTACGCCGGCGCCACCACCTTCATCAGTGAGTACGCCCCCGACCGCCATCGCGGATTCCTGGCCTCCCTGCTGGATCTTGGCTCCTACATGGGATTCGCGGTCGGCGCCGCCTTCGTGTCCGTGCTGCAGATGACCCTCTCGGCGGGATTCATGGACAGCTGGGGATGGCGGATCCCGTTCATGGCGGCCCTGCCGCTCGGCGTCATCGCGCTGTACTTCCGCACCCGGATCGAGGACACCCCGGCCTTCCAGGCCGCCCAGGAGACCATGGCCGAGGAGGAGGCCGATGAGCCCCGCGGCCTGAGCGGCTTCGTCGGAACCCTGCGGGCCTTCCACCGCGAGATCATCCTGGCCATCGCCATCGTCGCCGCCGCCAACACCGCCGGCTACGCCCTGACCTCCTACATGCCGACCTACCTCACCACGACTCTCGGCTATGACGAGGTGCACGGCAACCTGCTGACCCTGCCGGTGCTGGTGATCATGAGCCTGTGCATCCCGCTGGTCGGCGCCCTCTCAGACCGGATCGGACGCAAGACGGTCCTGACCATCGCCTCGGTGATGGGCATCGTGCTGGCCATCCCGGCGTTCCTGCTCATGATGCACGGGGCGATCTGGTCCACCCTGGCCGGCCTCATGACGCTGGCGATCCCGGTGGCCTTCTACGTGTCGAACATCGCCTCGGCGCTTCCGGCCCTGTTCCCGACGTCCTCGCGCTACGGCGGCATGGGCATCGCCTACAACATCGCCGTGGCCGTCTTCGCGGGCACCGCGCCGTTCATCATGGAGGGCCTGGTGACGCTGACCAAGCAGCCGCTGGCCCCCGCCTTCTGGGTGATGCTCACCTCGATCGCCGGTTTCGTGGCGATCCTGTTCCTCAAGGAGTCGGCACGCAGGCCGATGCCCGGGACGCTGCCCACGGTGGGCAGCCGCGAGGAGGCCCACGAGCTGGTCGCGACCCAGGACACCAATCCCGATCTGGACGTCGAGGAGATCTTCGCCCTGGCCGAGATGGACTCGGCCGCCAGCCCGGCGTCTCCGACCGACCGGGTGGTCGCGGATCAGACTGAGCCCGTCGGCTCCCTGTGA